The Actinopolyspora erythraea genome has a segment encoding these proteins:
- a CDS encoding DUF2017 domain-containing protein, which translates to MQDWTRDSDRLVTELEPNEAAVVRGLVGEIKDMLTARADQAPQDELAELTGMRAGPSTPPEESVLARLLPDFIRPERDSFEPEAESADTAGALRSLHEPELIEHKSGVAATVLDTCPERGGRVSLTEEQAESWLSALNDVRLALGTALGVSEEVPDEPPEDQLQREHYYVYQWLTWVQESLIQALSS; encoded by the coding sequence GTGCAGGATTGGACACGCGACAGCGACAGGCTGGTGACCGAGCTCGAACCGAACGAGGCCGCGGTGGTCCGCGGGCTCGTCGGCGAGATCAAGGACATGCTCACCGCCCGCGCCGACCAGGCGCCGCAGGACGAACTCGCCGAGCTGACCGGGATGCGCGCCGGGCCGAGCACACCCCCGGAGGAGAGCGTGCTGGCCAGGCTGCTGCCCGACTTCATCCGCCCCGAGCGGGACAGCTTCGAGCCGGAGGCGGAGAGCGCCGACACCGCCGGTGCGCTGCGGTCGCTGCACGAACCCGAGTTGATCGAGCACAAGAGCGGCGTGGCCGCCACGGTGCTGGACACCTGCCCCGAGCGGGGTGGGAGGGTCTCGTTGACCGAGGAGCAGGCCGAGAGCTGGCTCTCGGCGCTCAACGACGTGCGGCTGGCGCTCGGCACCGCGCTCGGGGTCTCCGAGGAGGTTCCCGACGAGCCTCCCGAGGACCAGCTGCAGCGCGAGCACTACTACGTCTACCAGTGGTTGACCTGGGTGCAGGAGAGCCTCATCCAGGCGCTCAGCTCCTGA
- the clpS gene encoding ATP-dependent Clp protease adapter ClpS: MTTPAEVESTQAEPEEAATEERPWVTIVWNDPVNLMSYVTYVLQKIFGYSKEHATKLMLDVHNKGRAVVSSGSKEKVEGDVAKLHAAGLWATMQHDS; this comes from the coding sequence ATGACCACGCCCGCCGAAGTGGAAAGTACGCAGGCCGAACCGGAGGAGGCCGCGACCGAGGAGCGTCCCTGGGTGACCATCGTCTGGAACGATCCGGTCAACCTGATGTCGTACGTGACCTACGTACTCCAGAAGATCTTCGGCTACAGCAAGGAGCACGCCACCAAGCTCATGCTGGACGTGCACAACAAGGGCCGGGCCGTGGTCTCATCCGGCTCCAAGGAAAAGGTGGAGGGCGACGTGGCGAAACTGCACGCCGCGGGTCTCTGGGCCACCATGCAGCACGACTCGTGA